From the genome of Fibrobacter sp. UWP2, one region includes:
- a CDS encoding glycosyltransferase has product MAQRRILFICDKNECTSFGRLTLNLVRAVAPEFEAHVLWLKTPKFFARGGSPVEGCVNHEVWAKSLYTGFFSFRGALRKTIGEVNPDLVFFIRPELGFLVPVAKGVLARVNPQGKAVMFVHDTFAETLYPHSPKFILLNRFYVRPTVCADAFVYNSNWTRGEAAAFFGPRMANAPGCVIGCPIDSELFSLPESPVTPEQREAFRRKYGIRNYQAMCLNVSLDEPRKNIDTYFEMARLRPDVAFVRVGKLSERLRGIVNEKRLMNVFHFNQFSAQELREFYRHADLMVYPSFLEGFGLPPIEAIACGTPAVGAAASAVKENLDGVCPLVDPPDDAEAYAKVLDRVLAHENVLDAQAAQALLERLSMSAFAARTCNFFKSLLA; this is encoded by the coding sequence ATGGCTCAAAGGCGAATCCTCTTTATTTGCGACAAAAACGAATGTACCAGTTTTGGGCGTTTGACGCTCAACTTGGTGCGTGCTGTGGCCCCCGAATTCGAGGCCCACGTGCTTTGGCTCAAGACGCCCAAGTTCTTTGCACGCGGGGGGTCGCCGGTCGAGGGCTGCGTCAATCACGAGGTTTGGGCAAAGTCCCTCTACACCGGTTTTTTTTCATTCAGGGGGGCGCTCCGCAAAACCATAGGCGAGGTGAATCCTGACTTGGTGTTTTTCATTCGGCCGGAGCTCGGCTTTTTGGTGCCTGTCGCAAAAGGGGTGCTCGCTCGCGTGAACCCGCAGGGCAAGGCGGTGATGTTTGTTCACGACACCTTTGCCGAGACCCTCTACCCGCACAGCCCCAAGTTCATTTTGCTCAACCGCTTTTATGTGCGTCCCACGGTTTGTGCCGACGCCTTTGTGTACAATTCCAACTGGACCCGGGGCGAGGCTGCCGCCTTTTTTGGCCCGCGTATGGCGAACGCTCCCGGTTGTGTCATTGGCTGCCCCATTGATTCTGAACTGTTTTCTTTGCCGGAGTCGCCCGTGACGCCGGAACAGCGCGAGGCGTTCCGCCGCAAGTACGGCATTCGCAACTACCAGGCCATGTGCCTCAACGTGAGCCTCGACGAACCGCGCAAGAACATCGACACCTATTTCGAGATGGCGCGGCTCAGGCCCGATGTCGCCTTTGTGCGCGTGGGCAAGCTCTCGGAAAGGCTCCGCGGCATTGTCAACGAAAAGCGCCTGATGAACGTGTTCCACTTTAACCAGTTCTCGGCTCAGGAACTGCGTGAATTCTACCGCCACGCCGACCTCATGGTTTACCCGTCGTTTTTGGAGGGTTTTGGCCTGCCGCCTATCGAGGCGATTGCCTGCGGGACGCCTGCTGTTGGCGCCGCCGCCTCTGCCGTTAAAGAGAACCTGGATGGTGTTTGCCCGCTGGTGGACCCGCCCGACGACGCCGAGGCCTATGCCAAGGTGCTGGACCGCGTGTTGGCCCACGAGAACGTGCTGGATGCGCAAGCGGCGCAGGCGTTGCTCGAGCGCCTGTCAATGAGCGCCTTTGCCGCGCGAACCTGTAATTTCTTTAAGAGTCTCCTCGCTTAG